Proteins encoded within one genomic window of Onychostoma macrolepis isolate SWU-2019 chromosome 11, ASM1243209v1, whole genome shotgun sequence:
- the LOC131549143 gene encoding uncharacterized protein LOC131549143, which yields MTAHDDVESFLLMFETTASQEGWSRDEWARAGAAVDRRAPTSLPAMPPELRDSYEDLKKEILSRVGLSPIAAAQLVHEWEYSSRLPARAQAADLSRLARHWLLAGDPSAAQVADRVVVDRLLRALPRPIRQAAGMRNPLTVGELVDAIELAEAAQHREGTFRPVGRPAAPVPQDEPMPTEPPTTPRRAWLAGCILHQEPPLAAPKVDVEVNGRPYRALLDSGSAVSLVQSSVVSPRPGSRAVLPITCVHGDTRQVPARRVTIAAAPGAWPVEVGLMKDLPVPVLLGRNWPGFDRLLTMAAQPASPGPRTGGPADVPDDAPSCWPRTVLETVRGGGTFAKEQLGDDRLKHCWTQVRVTEGKDVQPPPHPVPHFIVQNGLLYCVAPRRGGETAAGCTRTKTER from the exons ATGACGGCCCACGACGACGTGGAGAGTTTCCTGCTCATGTTCGAGACCACCGCGAGTCAAGAAGGCTGGTCGCGGGACGAGTGGGCGCGCGCTGGCGCCGCTGTTGACCGGCGAGCCCCAACGAGCCTGCCAGCGATGCCACCGGAGCTGAGGGATTCGTATGAAGATCTCAAAAAGGAAATCTTGTCCCGGGTAGGACTCTCCCCCATCGCGGCCGCCCAGCTGGTGCACGAATGGGAATATTCCAGCCGGTTGCCAGCCCGCGCCCAAGCTGCCGATCTGTCTCGTCTCGCGCGCCATTGGCTGTTGGCAGGAGACCCCAGCGCCGCCCAAGTGGCTGATCGGGTAGTCGTGGACCGTTTGCTTCGGGCGCTTCCGCGCCCCATCCGTCAGGCCGCCGGCATGCGGAACCCGCTCACCGTGGGAGAGTTGGTGGACGCCATCGAACTGGCGGAGGCGGCCCAGCATCGCGAG GGTACCTTCAGGCCAGTAGGCAGGCCGGCGGCTCCCGTGCCCCAGGATGAACCGATGCCCACAGAGCCTCCCACCACACCACGCCGGGCATGGCTGGCGGGTTGTATACTGCATCAAGAGCCCCCCCTTGCAGCCCCGAAGGTAGACGTGGAGGTCAATGGGCGTCCCTATCGGGCCCTCCTGGACTCCGGCAGTGCGGTCAGCCTGGTCCAGTCGTCGGTGGTTTCCCCACGGCCAGGATCCAGGGCCGTTCTCCCGATCACCTGCGTCCACGGCGACACGCGCCAAGTCCCCGCAAGACGCGTCACCATTGCCGCCGCCCCAGGTGCTTGGCCCGTAGAAGTGGGCCTGATGAAGGACCTTCCCGTCCCAGTCCTCCTGGGGAGAAACTGGCCAGGCTTTGACCGCCTGCTCACCATGGCCGCCCAACCCGCCAGCCCGGGGCCGCGAACCGGAGGCCCAGCCGACGTCCCCGACGACGCCCCGTCCTGCTGGCCTCGGACAGTCCTCGAGACG GTTAGAGGAGGCGGGACCTTCGCCAAGGAACAACTCGGGGACGATCGGCTGAAACACTGCTGGACTCAAGTGAGGGTGACCGAAGGGAAGGATGTCCAACCCCCACCACACCCGGTCCCCCACTTCATCGTCCAAAATGGCCTGCTCTACTGTGTCGCTCCGCGAAGGGGAGGAGAAACAGCTGCTGGTTGTACCCGGACCAAGACGGAACGGTGA